The genomic DNA ataaaatatattaacattGGTAccctataataatataaaaaaacaatgcacaaattcaaattttatttttaacatacacACTGCATACATATGatatgttcaagttcaagttcaagttgaatttatttgtatagcacatttacaACAGCCTTCAGGctgaccaaagtgcttcacagaaAAGCATGATCATAAAACATACcccaaaaacaatacacacaaaaGTAACACAACCTGTTTAACACACTATATAACAGAATTTATACACTAACGAAAAAAATAGGTTTTAAGCAAAGacttaaaaaaagacagagaaggTGCCATTCTAATCTCTAAAGGCAAATTATTCCAAAATTGAGGCCCTGCTACCGCAAATGCCCATGCCCCTCTACGcttgatatgcagtgaaatgcttaaaccaTTGACCGTGACCTAAAAGCAAAGATTTTCctatgattaaataaattgctATTATGCTGACTGAAAGTGACAGATGTGctaagaataaaaaagagagagagagagagagagagagagagagagagagagagagagagttatgtAAATGCTAAGAAATCTGCCAGTAGTTCCAGGATGTTAGGAgcgagcgagagaaagagagagaaagagagagagagagagagagagagagagagagagaatacacTTTGGGTGATTTTGGAGTCTGTCATTACAGCACATTCAGGCGAAGCAAGGGTCCGGCcttttcttctgttttgtgGACTAATAAGGCTTATTCTAAGAGAACTCCTTACTTAACCTTTGAGATAGAAAGACTGAGCGAAAGAGTAGTCATGGCAAATACCTTCTCCGTCTTCTTGTTGATGTTACTTCTTTTAGGAATGGCACAAGGTAAAAACTTACTTAATTTAACCATTTTAAGCAACTTTTTTTATACTTCACCGAATGATCTACAGAATTATCTGTAATGATTGTAATTGATAAGAATATCATAaccattttttcatttaattatttatattatataaaactaAAGTGAGAAATCTACAGCTATACACTTCACAGGCTCTAAATAAGTGATATGACTTACAGTAATTAACCACACTGTGTGTATTGCACTGggacaataacaacaaaatggAATGATGGCAGATTATTTAAAAACCCAGTTCATGCACAATAAGTGACGTGAATGCATATTCTGTAGCACTagatttatttaatactaaattaTGTATTCATATTTTGGATCTTAAATTTTCTCGTAaaggataataataaataaatcacatttctgAATATTCATTAAGGTCTCAGCATGTTTAATGTGGAGATGATGACGACAAGAGTTTGTTTTTCGTGTTGGCTGTTGTGTATAACTGTTCAAACGCTGCTGTCGTGCTAATAATTTCAAGACCAATTTCCATGACTATGGGACAAACATTGGCTGCTGCCAGGTCATGCCAGTGTAAACCATAGCAACGCAGAAGCTGATGAAAGATATTTGCTGACGGAACATCAGGCAGTGGAAGAACTGTGAAGTTTACAAAGAATGAAATAAGAAGCAGGATGTTGGAAAGGGAGAGTTTAGCAACGGAATTAAAACCTACTGTAATTTATGCTTGGAATTACTGATCGTGGAAAATGCCTTGCTTGTAACAAACAATAGTGTTTACCATgataggagagagagagagagagagagttatgtAAATGCTAAGAAATCTGCCAGTAGTTTCAGGATGTTGGGAtcaagcaagagagagagaaagagagagaatacacTTTGGGTGATTTTTCCATATAATATTCTATTTTTCATTGAAATTGGGTGAGCATCTTCCCACATAAAGCATGCTGAGGACTAATACTATTAAGTCCGTAGAGACTTCACCAAACCCTAACTCTCCTTTCCTTTTGTTTAGGTCAACAGAAAAATGCACATAACCTTACAGAATTTATGAACCCAAGAATTTTCAGGGGTCATTCCATCCCAATTAAGCTTCCTCTTACTCCAAATTCAACAGAAATTCAAACACGTCTTATTGAAGCTGTTGGTCCTGCCCTTGTATTGTTGACCAACAGCAGCGCCTCATACCTCCGGAGTTCACTCAGTACATGGGTCATCCCGTCAATCTACGTTGTGGAAATTGTCATCGGAGTCCCTGCAAACATTGCCATTTTGGTCTCAATTGGCACAAAAGTACGTGCGGTATCCGTGGCCATCTTATGCTGCAGCCTGGCAGCTTCGGACCTCCTGCTCCTGCTCAGCCTGCTGTTCAAGACGCATTACCACTTTTCGGGTAACAACTGGACATTTGGTGAAGCTGCATGTCGTCTCACTACTGCGTGCTTTTATGGCAACTTGTATTGCTCAGCACACACACTAGCATGTGTGAGCATTAAGCGCTACCTAGCTGTGGTGCACCCCTTCTTTTACAAAAGTCTTCCCAAGCGCTCCTGCACAGCCTGGACTAGTATAGGTGTGTGGCTTGTATTTTCATTGGCAATGTTGCCTGATCTTTTAGTACATCAGACCTACCACATACCTGAACTGGGAATCACTACGTGTCACGATGTCCATCCTGTCGATGCCAGCACTTACAAATTTCTGGTGTATTACAACATAGGGTTAACATTATTAGGGTTCCTGCTTCCCCTGATAGTGACTGTAGCATGTTTTGCCTCAATTGTATGGCATTTGAACTGTTCACACCATGACTGGAGTGTCTACATCAAGGTCAGCACGTTAGTCTTTCTCATCTTCGTTATTTGTTTCAGCCCAAGCAGCTGCATACACTTCCTACACTATGTACGCATATACACGAGTGGAGACGACCATTTCTACGCCTACTTTAACATAGTGGTCTGTCTCTGCTGCCTCCACTGCTGTTTGGACCCATTTCTCTTTCTGCTTATGTCTAGGGCAACAGGCTCCAGGCTTTACTTTATGACACGCAAGGGAAACATGCTCAGCGTTTCCACTTGAATTTGGATTTGTAAtggcttttttaaacaaaactgcaGAGCAGCTCTGTTTTAAATGGAGGAAATGAAATCAGCAAGATATAATGCTtcacaaaaaaagattaaaaaaaaaaaatcagtgaactaattccaaataaaataaacaccagtgTTTTATTGTATATAGTTTGCCAATGAACAAAGATAGATACAGAAATAGAatcagttttaattttagattttaatgtTCCCTTTTTTATTCTCTGCACAAGGAGGAAAGTGGAATTAGTATTCAGATCAAATGTGCAAAGACTCAGCTAGTATGTGGTTTTAAATGGTTATCCATTATACATGGACAAAACATGGAGCCGTTTAAACAGTCAAGACTATAAAGGGCACATTGTATTACTGTGAtgaatgcttgtgtgtgtgcgtgtgtgtgtgtgtgtgtgtgtgcttagaaAATGTGTATGTAGGGGGGGCGTTTAAAAGGTTCaggtctgtatgtatgtatatgttgcTGTAGATTGCACATTTGATTTACTTTCAGTGCTTTATTTAGTTGTGTTGTAATAGAACCACTGCTTTATCGCACACAATAAATGCCTATCAAGCTCACTgactgcttatttatttatatcattatCGCTTTACGTGgtcattttatacagtatgtttattcaGCTAATAAAACAATCAGAAATAACCGGGACGAAAAGCCAGCCCGTCTGTTTTTTGGTTACAAATCGCCAAACAAGGTCAATGTCAGCCAGGAAAGAAAGATATCAGAACAACCGGTGCACCACAGCATGTCACACacagggcccagcaggcaaacagCCCAATGCTACTgacccagcctccaaattccccagctGCCAATCCGACCAAGTACCCATGGGatatgctggacaaacaagctACATTCACGTAGGCCTCACCTCACAAACATGACTATCACTTTGATGTGCCCTACTGATCCTTCCCTCCATTTCAGTCTCTCATCCTCTGTATGTTTATCCATCTTTGTATATTATCTTCTTGTTACATCCTGTTTGTCATGagtgcaatttatttttatgttgataACCTGAAGTATATTTTGACTTTCCTTACCCTTGATCTtgtgttcttttctttctccataCTTCCTGTGGAGgccgtttttttctccttaatgtttttctctcattttctccACAGGGTATGAGTCAAAGGCCAATGATCATGTAAGAAAAGGATGTATAACTTGAGTTCATTTTACTGGAAAGACGATAAATATGAGATGATAGATCAaaatttcagctttaatttcctGAAATGTACATCTACTTGTGTTAACTAACTTAGAACTTAAAAATCATTCACTGGAAAACATGACTGACAGGTTTCATGATGCCCTGGTGGCGTGTTTAAACAATTGTTCAAACATTGTGGAGGTGTGGATGTCTGCTCTTGTCCTACCTGTAAAgtctgcattttgttttaaaactaaaccaacaTAAGGACCAAAGAGTATGGGAGTAATAAGAGAAAATTCAAGTAATTTTGAATCTGAGAAATTGTAATCCATGTAGGCAAAATCAGCAAAACCATGGTAGAAGTATTGGTCATAGTCACAATCACACAATAACACAACCACTGGTGTACTAATAgagtgaagcaaaaaaaaaaaaaccttgctggGAATTGAATGGACTCTAATATGAAATTACcattcccccccaaaaaacacctaaacacacctgCACATTCATACAATTATTAAGTCAGCTGATCATGTGCAGTGCACAAAGTTATAATGATCAAATAAATCACACAGACCTTCGACACCCTATTGATCACCTGTGGAGCAACCGTGGGTCATCCTCAAACAGAAGGTGACGAAGCGCCATGTGTCTAAAATCCAGCAGTTCTGCGGGGAGTGGAAAaggatcccagcaacaacatgtgcagctctgaTTAATTCCATACCCCGGAGATAACAATGGTACTCAACCAAAATATTAacactttggacacagttttAACATGTTCGCTTAAAGTGTACTCATTTtcattgccagttatttagacaataaagtctGTATGTTAagttattgttagaggacagtaaatatGTACTGCTATACAAGCTGTAGATCGACTACTCTAAAGTATGGGACCTTGGGAACaacatactgtttatatatatatatatatatatatatatatatatatatatatatatatatatatatatatatgtatatttatgcaCTTCTGGTCAGATGCTAACATAATTCTTATTGggtttgtacatgtacttttacataatgacaataaagttgaatcgaACCGAATCTAGGTGGAATTGTAGTCTGTgtcaggtttgtgtgcatggtgtttgcatgttctccctgtgcttggtgtgtttcctccgggtactttgggtttcctcacacattccaaagacatgcagcttcGTCTAATTTCATCatctccatccatctaggaacatcTGTAATCCAACTTGGAACTGTgtaggccaatggtgaccattgtatttattttgtatgaccGTGGTAGGATCTTcgctcaacattcacacacattcacacagtacaggcaatctgggaacgccatttagcctaatctgcatgttttaggATTGTGGGAGGATACCGaagtacacggaggaaacccaccagttATGGAGAGAACATGGAGAGAAAACTCCAGACACACAGACCCGATGCGAGAATCGAATCCAGGATccagaggtgcaaggcaacagtgctaacaactaagtTCTGccaattagtgttcccaaactgcccatagtgtgtgaatgagcatatgtatgtgtgccctgcgatggattggcaccccgtctagggtgtaccctcaCCTTGTCCCAagcccctgggataggctccaggcctctgcAACCCtctatatataaatgataaagatGGTGGGTAATAATCTAAATCCTGTTATGTTTTACATCTTATGACTTcgtaataaaatgtattaataataataataataataataatagtagtaggcgggatggtggcttagtggttagcactgtcgtattgcacctccagggtctgtgtgcatggagttcgcatgttctcccagtgcttttCTCCGagttccaaagacatgcagatcagatTAATTGGTGTTtgcaaatttcccatagtgaatgaacaagtgtgtatgtgtgtgcgtgtgtgtgccctgtgatggattggcaccccatcctaGGTATACCTGtacttgtatacaggataacgTGGTATAGTTGTTGGGTAAGTAATCTAATTAGTAACTGCTCTGGATATTGATATACTTGCCGTTTTAATATTTTGAAGGactatataatatttttgttgtgtattttaagtccttttatgtttgtttgtcttaTGTGTGTCTTGCACTTTACTGGCCGTCAATACTACAGTACCCTTATTGTCCACTAGGGGCGCGACGGCCCACACTTTGGGAAACATTGACCTATGAAAACTCTCCTCTGCTTTTAGTTTGAAACACACCGCAGTGCATTGTgggcaagctttttttttttttgcggtgGCTCATCTGATTCTCCTGCACGCGCGTTTGGCCGGACCGCGCGGGTGCTTTGGAGCCGGTTAGCCACCACGTGTTCTGCTTTATTAACTCCGAAACAACGTGGTAAATCGTTTGTCGGTCCGGCGTTTTTATCTCGTCTCTTAGTTATGGACGTGTGGGTGTGATGTTTGCGCGTTTCTACAAAACTGAGCTCACAACCCCGCCACGTGAGAGCCGACGGACGCGAGGCGGACATGCCCGGAACATGTCCCGGTGAGTTTCGCTCTCCAGCATGGATTATAAATTCCCTCATCAGCTTTTCCCACATTTCTACCTGAACGGACCGCCGACCGCCACCGTGAAGCATGATTACGGAGACTGGGGCTCGTACGGGCAGCTGCTCGAGACCAGCAGGGGCGGATTCCAGGTAATCCGGGATTATTCATGATAAACACTGTGGAGTTGATTTTACTCTGACACACTGGTGTCATGTTTCTTcgatttaatttttcattttcatgacaCAAACATACACGTTTTATTTATACATCCCTGAATttgggatgggaatcaccagggagcaGCCGATACGATATCACGATACCTGCTGGGTGCCGATTCGATTTATATTGCAATCCTGTTAGTCTCACGACTCGATAAATATTTCCTTACGATATTGAATGCGTCTTAGccttttttatacagtacttgtAGACAGACTTAAACCATTCCCTGATTCCTAACACACGGGATGCTGCTGTTCTAGGTGTGTTAATAGTTTAgtgtgcgccacctgtaggattataaaggattggcaacattttaccgcctttaatgcaaacatataaataaatgaatgaatgaatgaataaataaagtttattttgcAGTCAGTATAATGATGCATAAATTGCCACACAATGAATCGCGATATAACTGATTTGTTTCCCCATCTCTATTATGTATACAGCTTTGGAAAGAAAAGAGATCACTGCTAAATTAAGTTTCTCAGGTTTTCCTTTTAACCTTACtttaacaaaaatatgtaatgttttttatatcttaaataatgaacaaacaacaaattcatatttctttttaaacagtgCCGTACTAATGTTTTAACTAAAAATGTCAGATATTTGGTGTAAAAACTCTAATTTGCACCTCGGCTTTCATGTGTCTTGACATACTCTCATTCCAGATGTTTTCAATGGACTTTAGATATGGAGCTTGGACTGGTTATAACAGGATCTTGAGCTGGGTGTCCTCCATCCACATCTTGACTGACTTGACTATGTGGTATGAAGCATTGTCCTgttcagggggaaaaaacagtccTCAGAGTATTGGGACATAGTCAGAGCAGAAGGAAAGAGATGTTCTTACAGAAATGCCTTGTACATGGTTTGATTCATGCGTCCTGCGCAAAGACAAGTCTGTCCAGTTCGTGCATTGCTGAGGCACCCCCAGGTTATCACTTCACATTTTATAATCGGTGCAAGCTACTGGGTCTCTTTAGGTCTTCACCCCGTCTAAACATAAGATGATCAGGTGTTGGCtgaagctaaaaaaaatctacttactCTGGTTCTCTCTGTAACTTAAAaagtatgtaaataaaaagtatgcttgccaatatttatttagcacccagaagttaaaaaacaaaacttgttAATCGCAAGCTCTACATAATATTCCTGACTATATGCAGTTTTTGGCGATTAGGTAATTGTAATGGCCCATATCATGACTTAGATTTTTGTTCAGCACTAATCACAACTTGTAattgtttcattattattgtCTCTATGAATGGTACCTGTGATGGCAAATACAATCACCACATGTATTGAGGCTATTAGAGCTCTATATTCCTATACATTCTGTTGGAAGTTTTAAATATCTTATATCTGACGAGCATTCTTCCCAGATTTATTAACATCACTGTTagattggtggctcagtgttggGTTTCTCACCCGCCATAAAGAAGGAAAGCATGGTTTCGATTTCCAACCAGTGTCAAAaactccagccactggatgctaGGCATCGTTAGTGCCAGTTCTGAGCAGAGATTGAATGGCCGGTGTTAAGCTGTGCCAAGTTACAAGAACAGTTGTTGGGTATTAAATGTTAACGGTGAAGTTggcttaaataatataaattttttaataactgatgaATGAAAACAATTAATATACCAGTAATTAAGCGCTTTTTCCCTGTGGACGTGGCTATATGCGTCACTCTACACAGCCAATCAATGCCATAGTTTACAATTTAAAGACATGTACGGAAGATACAGCATggcttgttttatttaattttttttaagaaaagccgactatgaaaactgaaacgtgtttattcttcctgtggaaagtttaaaaccagtttgtctcatatattCTAAAACCATGACGATAAGAA from Clarias gariepinus isolate MV-2021 ecotype Netherlands chromosome 19, CGAR_prim_01v2, whole genome shotgun sequence includes the following:
- the LOC128507787 gene encoding proteinase-activated receptor 3, whose translation is MANTFSVFLLMLLLLGMAQGQQKNAHNLTEFMNPRIFRGHSIPIKLPLTPNSTEIQTRLIEAVGPALVLLTNSSASYLRSSLSTWVIPSIYVVEIVIGVPANIAILVSIGTKVRAVSVAILCCSLAASDLLLLLSLLFKTHYHFSGNNWTFGEAACRLTTACFYGNLYCSAHTLACVSIKRYLAVVHPFFYKSLPKRSCTAWTSIGVWLVFSLAMLPDLLVHQTYHIPELGITTCHDVHPVDASTYKFLVYYNIGLTLLGFLLPLIVTVACFASIVWHLNCSHHDWSVYIKVSTLVFLIFVICFSPSSCIHFLHYVRIYTSGDDHFYAYFNIVVCLCCLHCCLDPFLFLLMSRATGSRLYFMTRKGNMLSVST